Proteins encoded by one window of Streptomyces uncialis:
- a CDS encoding DUF6421 family protein, translated as MTDVLVRMGSGGRVSPSERVIDHPSWPLLKAAVEEIRPWQSKDGSIDLGADHTPDLARATAVVERVVDALGDLAPLLPHNAAYHTALAADLRRWAAGGFEVPDFLDSLLAFQPAAHREDGLQHLVVFPMYTQNGNLDRNLEAVVLRMVWPDWLAELERTRYDNPLFCGITFEDFTPGYDTNSAVLFPETIAVREAPERFTWGGIFCDREAARFRRVTDASVGILGLELPDDIQQMVGDQDRCEQAFVLWDMVHDRTHSHGDLPFDPFMIKQRQPFWMYGLEELRCDLTAFKEAVKLEADGFPQGRDVQFAVLFDRMFRFPVTGERVRNYDGLGGQLLFAYLHKHDVVRWTDNKLHIDWDRAPQVTNQLCADIERLYRDGIDRPKLVHWFAGYELVSTYLAPHPGSRWAKGPDALDLTLPPRKLVDDVLPDEFPLSMFYEALAKKLKNVIASTKGITAATPGTGTDSTEVAA; from the coding sequence ATGACGGATGTTCTTGTGCGGATGGGTTCCGGGGGGCGGGTTTCTCCGTCGGAGCGGGTGATCGACCACCCTTCCTGGCCCCTGCTCAAGGCTGCCGTGGAAGAGATCAGGCCCTGGCAGTCCAAGGACGGCTCGATCGACCTCGGCGCCGACCACACCCCCGACCTCGCCCGGGCCACCGCCGTCGTGGAGCGCGTCGTGGACGCCCTCGGCGACCTCGCCCCGCTGCTGCCCCACAACGCCGCGTACCACACGGCCCTCGCGGCCGATCTGCGCCGCTGGGCCGCCGGCGGCTTCGAGGTCCCGGACTTCCTCGACTCGCTGCTGGCCTTCCAGCCCGCCGCGCACCGCGAGGACGGACTCCAGCACCTGGTCGTCTTCCCCATGTACACGCAGAACGGCAATCTGGACCGCAATCTCGAAGCGGTCGTCCTGCGCATGGTGTGGCCCGACTGGCTCGCCGAGCTGGAGCGCACCCGGTACGACAACCCGCTGTTCTGCGGGATCACCTTCGAGGACTTCACCCCCGGGTACGACACCAACTCCGCGGTCCTCTTCCCCGAGACGATCGCCGTCCGCGAGGCCCCCGAGCGGTTCACCTGGGGCGGGATCTTCTGCGACCGCGAGGCCGCCCGGTTCCGGCGTGTCACCGACGCCTCCGTCGGCATCCTCGGTCTGGAGCTGCCCGACGACATCCAGCAGATGGTCGGCGACCAGGACCGCTGCGAGCAGGCCTTCGTCCTGTGGGACATGGTCCACGACCGCACCCACAGCCACGGCGACCTGCCCTTCGACCCGTTCATGATCAAGCAGCGCCAGCCGTTCTGGATGTACGGCCTGGAGGAGCTGCGCTGCGACCTCACCGCCTTCAAGGAGGCCGTGAAGCTGGAGGCCGACGGCTTCCCGCAGGGCCGTGACGTGCAGTTCGCCGTGCTGTTCGACCGGATGTTCCGCTTCCCGGTCACCGGTGAGCGCGTACGCAACTACGACGGGCTCGGCGGCCAGCTCCTCTTCGCCTACCTGCACAAGCACGACGTCGTCCGCTGGACCGACAACAAGCTCCACATCGACTGGGACCGCGCCCCGCAGGTCACCAACCAGCTCTGCGCCGACATCGAGCGGCTGTACCGCGACGGCATCGACCGCCCCAAGCTCGTCCACTGGTTCGCCGGGTACGAGCTGGTGTCGACCTACCTCGCCCCGCACCCCGGCTCCCGCTGGGCCAAGGGCCCCGACGCCCTCGATCTGACGCTGCCGCCCCGCAAACTCGTGGACGACGTGCTTCCGGACGAGTTTCCCCTGAGCATGTTCTATGAGGCGCTTGCCAAGAAGCTCAAGAACGTGATCGCCTCGACCAAGGGCATCACCGCGGCCACGCCCGGCACGGGCACCGACTCCACCGAGGTGGCCGCGTGA
- a CDS encoding SDR family NAD(P)-dependent oxidoreductase translates to MDGKDTLNGAVIAVAGAAGPAGRATLLRLAEAGATVIGSDADAERLAEAVDAARYAHGGSTVIGDTVDLLDLRATREWADRIEKDFGRVDGLIHLVGGWRGSPSFADTDLADWDLLEKLLIRTVQHTSLAFAEPLKRSDRGRYLLISAAGASKPTAGNAAYAASKAAAEAWTLALADDFRKAGGDDGPAAAAAILVVKALVHDAMRAERPSAKFAGFTDVADLAEAAAGVWERPAGDVNGNRLWLTEKP, encoded by the coding sequence ATGGACGGCAAGGACACGCTGAACGGTGCGGTGATCGCGGTCGCCGGCGCGGCCGGCCCGGCGGGCCGGGCGACACTGCTGCGCCTGGCCGAGGCCGGAGCCACGGTGATCGGCTCCGACGCCGACGCCGAGCGGCTCGCCGAAGCGGTCGACGCGGCGCGCTACGCGCACGGCGGGTCCACCGTCATCGGCGACACCGTCGACCTCCTCGACCTGCGGGCGACCCGGGAGTGGGCCGACCGGATCGAGAAGGACTTCGGACGCGTCGACGGCCTGATCCACCTGGTCGGCGGCTGGCGCGGCAGTCCCTCCTTCGCGGACACCGACCTCGCCGACTGGGACCTGCTCGAAAAGCTCCTCATCCGCACCGTCCAGCACACCTCGCTGGCCTTCGCGGAGCCCCTGAAGCGCAGCGACCGGGGCCGCTATCTGCTCATCAGCGCGGCCGGCGCGAGCAAGCCGACCGCCGGGAACGCCGCCTACGCGGCGTCCAAGGCCGCCGCCGAGGCATGGACGCTCGCCCTCGCCGACGACTTCCGCAAGGCCGGGGGCGACGACGGCCCCGCCGCGGCGGCTGCGATCCTGGTGGTCAAGGCGCTGGTCCACGACGCGATGCGCGCCGAGCGACCGAGCGCGAAGTTCGCGGGCTTCACCGACGTGGCGGACCTGGCCGAGGCCGCCGCCGGAGTCTGGGAGCGACCCGCCGGCGATGTGAACGGAAACCGTCTGTGGCTCACCGAGAAGCCGTGA
- a CDS encoding threonine aldolase family protein, whose product MNPPRTDARRHHDPDVRGFASDNYAGAHPEVLAAITLANGGHQVAYGEDDYTENLQRIIRGHFGARAEAFPVFNGTGANVVALQAVTDRWGAVISAESAHINVDEGGAPERVGGLKLLTVPTPDGKLTPELIDRQAWGFEDEHRAMPQVVSITQNTELGTVYTPDEIRAICDHAHDLGMVVHLDGARIANAAASLDVPMRTFTNAAGVDLLSLGGTKNGALFGEAVVVLNPDVVRRMKHLRKLSMQLASKMRFVSVQLEALLAKDLWLRNARHANEMAQRLAEGVRSVHGVEILYPVQANAVFARLPHDVSERLQKRYRFYFWDETAGDVRWMCSFDTREEDVDGFLAALKEEMAR is encoded by the coding sequence GTGAACCCTCCCAGGACCGACGCGCGACGTCACCACGACCCGGACGTGCGCGGCTTCGCCAGCGACAACTACGCGGGCGCCCACCCGGAGGTCCTCGCGGCCATCACCCTCGCCAACGGCGGCCATCAGGTCGCCTACGGCGAGGACGACTACACCGAGAACCTCCAGCGAATCATCCGCGGCCACTTCGGCGCCCGTGCCGAGGCGTTCCCCGTCTTCAACGGGACCGGCGCCAACGTCGTCGCGCTCCAGGCCGTCACCGACCGCTGGGGCGCGGTGATCAGCGCCGAGAGCGCCCACATCAACGTCGACGAGGGCGGCGCGCCGGAACGCGTCGGCGGGCTCAAGCTGCTCACCGTCCCCACCCCGGACGGCAAGCTCACCCCCGAGCTGATCGACCGGCAGGCCTGGGGCTTCGAGGACGAGCACCGGGCCATGCCGCAGGTCGTCTCGATCACCCAGAACACCGAGCTGGGCACCGTCTACACACCCGACGAGATCCGCGCGATCTGCGACCACGCCCACGATCTGGGCATGGTCGTCCACCTCGACGGCGCCCGGATAGCCAACGCCGCCGCGTCGCTGGACGTCCCGATGCGGACCTTCACCAACGCGGCCGGGGTCGATCTGCTGTCGCTGGGCGGGACGAAGAACGGCGCCCTGTTCGGGGAGGCCGTCGTCGTCCTCAACCCGGACGTGGTCCGCAGGATGAAGCATCTGCGCAAGCTGTCCATGCAGCTCGCCTCGAAGATGCGCTTCGTGTCGGTGCAGCTCGAAGCGCTGCTCGCCAAGGACCTGTGGCTGCGCAACGCCCGCCACGCCAACGAGATGGCGCAGCGGCTGGCCGAGGGCGTCCGCTCGGTGCACGGGGTGGAGATCCTGTACCCCGTGCAGGCCAACGCCGTGTTCGCGCGGCTGCCGCACGACGTCAGCGAGCGGCTCCAGAAGCGGTACCGCTTCTACTTCTGGGACGAGACGGCCGGCGACGTCCGCTGGATGTGCTCGTTCGACACCCGTGAGGAGGACGTCGACGGATTCCTCGCGGCGCTCAAGGAGGAGATGGCGCGGTAG
- a CDS encoding transglutaminase-like domain-containing protein, with amino-acid sequence MQLIEQDVPRSAYLAADEVVDHGHPLVRETVTALGGGSLSPYEYARAAFEYIRDEIPHSRDSGDMRVTWRASDVLELRTGICYAKSHALAALLRARGIPTGFCYQRLTEDDGSAPVLHGLVAIALPGHPRWARQDARGNTSGIDARFSTEDERLAFPVRAEFSEVDYPVLYAAPHPAVMDALRSAPDRAALWQSLPSSL; translated from the coding sequence ATGCAGCTGATCGAGCAGGACGTGCCCCGGTCCGCCTATCTCGCCGCCGATGAGGTGGTCGACCATGGGCATCCTCTGGTGCGCGAGACGGTGACCGCCTTGGGTGGCGGGTCGCTGTCGCCGTATGAGTATGCGCGGGCCGCCTTCGAGTACATCCGGGACGAGATCCCCCACTCACGGGACAGCGGCGACATGAGGGTCACCTGGCGCGCCTCGGACGTGCTGGAGCTGCGTACCGGGATCTGCTACGCCAAGTCCCATGCCCTGGCCGCCCTGCTCAGGGCGCGCGGCATCCCGACGGGCTTCTGCTACCAGCGCCTCACGGAGGACGACGGCAGCGCCCCGGTCCTCCATGGGCTCGTGGCGATCGCGCTCCCCGGGCACCCGCGCTGGGCGCGTCAGGATGCCCGGGGCAACACCTCGGGCATCGACGCGCGGTTCTCGACGGAGGATGAACGGCTGGCCTTTCCCGTCCGGGCGGAGTTCAGTGAGGTGGACTATCCGGTATTGTATGCTGCACCGCATCCGGCGGTGATGGACGCCCTGAGGAGCGCACCGGACCGGGCCGCGCTGTGGCAGTCCCTGCCCAGCTCGCTCTGA